One Dreissena polymorpha isolate Duluth1 chromosome 9, UMN_Dpol_1.0, whole genome shotgun sequence genomic window carries:
- the LOC127846587 gene encoding uncharacterized protein LOC127846587, with the protein MNIPQLSQVCSRALIQKTCVPGNVRHFSVTHTLEAKKGKFDKIPLKVRKYSNKLEAGRATLKNRTDMQRLFNRAYRLVPFDHRKPVTGKHTGPHIEGGSEEAQRKAALHLVQPTGYYNSTGKFIGVKEMKPVFVVPDLKGFKLKPYVPYAMEDIDKPQFTAKDLFEEFYTGPIKEEVDAEFAPKKKPTTDKKT; encoded by the exons atgaatattcCACAGCTGTCACAAGTTTGTTCTCGTGCATTGATCCAAAAAACATGTGTGCCCGGGAACGTCAGACATTTTTCAGTGACACATACTTTAGAAGCAAAGAAAGGCAAATTTGACAAGATTCCTTTGAAAGTCAGAAAATATTCTAACAAACTTGAAGCTGGTCGAGCAACGCTTAAAAACAGAACCGATATGCAAAGATTGTTCAATAGAGCCTATCGATTAGTTCCTTTTGACCACAGAAAACCAGTAACGGGCAAGCACACAGGACCGCATATTGAGGGTGGATCAGAGGAGGCACAACGAAAAGCAGCACTACATT TGGTACAACCAACAGGGTATTACAACTCAACAGGAAAATTTATTGGTGTAAAAGAGATGAAGCCAGTGTTTGTTGTACCCGACCTTAAAGGTTTTAAG TTAAAGCCATATGTTCCATATGCAATGGAAGATATTGATAAGCCACAGTTCACAGCCAAGGATCTGTTTGAAGAGTTTTACACAGGACCAATCAAGGAAGAAGTGGATGCAGAATTTGCACCTAAGAAGAAACCCACAACAGACAAAAAAACAtga